Proteins from one Mixophyes fleayi isolate aMixFle1 chromosome 9, aMixFle1.hap1, whole genome shotgun sequence genomic window:
- the BRD3 gene encoding bromodomain-containing protein 3 yields MSAVTTAAQAPQGPVNLPPPEVTNPNKPGRKTNQLQYMQNVVVKTLWKHQFAWPFYQPVDIIKLSLPDYHKIIKNPMDMGTIKKRLENNYYWSANECMQDFNTMFTNCYIYNKSTDDIVLMAQALEKIFLQKVAQMPQEEVELLPPVPKGKGKKQSPTAAQTPVITEPEPPVEKPPPPPSPKPVVVERSSPKSTIVERPPPKPVVVERSSGRRSEPPAERRRERYKAASQASAISTISPTVQLTNIAPLVSQTPVIAATPVPTITANVTLPAATTAPPPPPAAPAPVAPVVPPAAPVIKKKGGIKRKADTTTPTTSAITASRSESPVPVVEPKPAKMANRRESTGRPIKPPKKDLEDGEVPQHAGKKGKLTEHLKYCDSILKEMLSKKHAAYAWPFYKPVDAEALELHDYHDIIKHPMDLSSVKKKMDVRDYQDAQAFAADIRLMFSNCYKYNPPDHEVVAMARKLQDVFEMRFAKMPDEPAEAPAPPPAAAPVVSKSVESSHTSEESSSQSDSSDSEEERATRLAELQEQLKAVHEQLAALSQAPVNKPKKKREKKEKEKEKKKKEKEKEKEKEKDKHKVKTEEEKKIKPAQPAKLVPSKKAPAKKANSTATTTASSTATPAPNSKQPKKGGKQPPSANYDSDEEEEGLPMTYDEKRQLSLDINRLPGEKLGRVVHIIQSREPSLRDSNPDEIEIDFETLKPTTLRELERYVKSCLQKKQRKPFSSGKKQAVKSKEELAQEKKKELEKRLQDVSGQLNNKKTTKKEKSGSAAAGGPSRLSSSSSSSESGSTSSSGSSSDSSDSE; encoded by the exons ATGTCTGCTGTGACCACCGCTGCCCAGGCCCCGCAAGGGCCGGTCAACCTGCCCCCTCCAGAAGTCACAAACCCCAACAAGCCAGGCCGGAAGACCAACCAGCTGCAGTACATGCAGAACGTGGTGGTGAAGACCCTTTGGAAGCACCAGTTCGCCTGGCCCTTCTACCAACCCGTGGACATCATCAAGCTCAGCCTACCG gacTATCACAAGATAATTAAGAATCCAATGGATATGGGGACAATTAAAAAGAgacttgaaaataattattattggaGTGCGAATGAATGCATGCAAGACTTCAACACCATGTTTACAAACTGTTACATCTACAACAAG TCCACAGATGACATTGTTTTAATGGCCCAAGCGTTGGAAAAGATTTTCCTGCAGAAAGTAGCACAGATGCCCCAAGAGGAAGTAGAATTATTGCCCCCGGTCCCTAAAGGCAAAGGAAAGAAACAAAGTCCGACAGCAGCGCAGACCCCAG TCATCACAGAACCTGAGCCACCCGTGGAgaagccccctcctcctccctctcctaAACCTGTCGTGGTGGAGCGCAGTTCTCCCAAGTCCACCATAGTGGAGCGTCCTCCCCCCAAGCCTGTCGTAGTGGAGCGCAGTTCCGGAAGAAGATCGGAGCCGCCAGCGGAGAGGCGTCGGGAGCGATATAAAG CCGCAAGCCAAGCCTCCGCTATCTCCACCATCAGCCCAACAGTCCAGCTAACCAACATTGCTCCTCTAGTATCGCAGACGCCGGTCATCGCCGCCACTCCTGTGCCAACTATAACGGCAAATGTAACTCTGCCAGCTgccactacagcaccgccgcctcCCCCAGCCGCCCCCGCACCGGTAGCTCCAGTGGTTCCACCAGCAGCCCCCGTTATTAAG AAAAAAGGAGGGATAAAGCGAAAAGCAGACACCACAACGCCCACTACATCTGCCATAACCGCCAGCCGCAGCGAGTCGCCTGTACCCGTCGTGGAGCCCAAGCCGGCGAAAATGGCAAACAGGAGAGAGAGCACAGGTCGCCCCATCAAGCCACCAAAGAAGGACTTGGAAGATGGGGAGGTCCCACAGCACGCTGGGAAGAAAGGCAAATTGACTGAGCACCTTAAGTACTGTGATAGCATCCTGAAAGAGATGCTCTCCAAGAAACATGCGGCCTATGCTTGGCCATTCTACAAACCGGTGGATGCTGAGGCCTTGGAACTGCATGACTATCATGATATTATCAAACATCCTATGGATCTCAGCTCAGTTAAA aaaaaaatggACGTTCGGGACTACCAGGATGCCCAGGCGTTTGCGGCTGACATACGGTTAATGTTCTCAAACTGTTACAAGTACAACCCCCCTGATCACGAGGTGGTCGCGATGGCGAGAAAACTCCAG GATGTTTTTGAAATGAGGTTTGCCAAGATGCCGGACGAGCCGGCGGAGGCCCCCGCCCCTCCCCCGGCGGCGGCTCCGGTGGTCAGTAAAAGCGTGGAGAGCAGCCACACCAGCGAGGAGAGCTCCTCGCAGTCTGACAGTTCGGATTCGGAAGAGGAGAGGGCCACTCGGCTGGCCGAGCTCCAGGAGCAG CTGAAGGCGGTGCATGAGCAGCTGGCTGCATTGTCACAAGCCCCTGtcaacaaaccaaagaaaaagagagaaaagaaggaaaaggagaaagagaagaaaaaaaaggaaaaggagaaagaaaaagagaaggagAAAGACAAGCACAAGGTGAAGACcgaagaagagaaaaagatcaAGCCCGCGCAGCCAGCCAAGCTTGTCCCTTCGAAAAAAGCTCCGGCAAAGAAAGCCAACAGCACCGCGACTACCACTGCATCCAGTACAGCCACTCCCGCCCCAAACAG CAAGCAACCGAAAAAAGGAGGAAAGCAGCCTCCGTCCGCCAACTACGACTCCGACGAGGAAGAGGAGGGTCTGCCCATGACCTACGACGAGAAAAGGCAGCTGAGCTTGGACATCAACCGGCTCCCCGGGGAGAAGCTGGGCCGTGTCGTTCACATCATACAGTCCCGAGAACCTTCTCTAAGAGACTCCAACCCCGATGAGATAGAGATTGATTTTGAGACCTTGAAACCCACCACTTTGCGAGAACTGGAGAGATACGTCAAATCCTGTTtgcaaaaaaagcaaagaaaaccTTTCT CATCGGGGAAGAAGCAAGCGGTAAAGTCCAAGGAAGAGTTGGCTCAGGAAAAGAAAAAGGAGCTGGAGAAGAGACTCCAGGATGTGAGCGGACAATTAAATAACAAGAAAACCACAAAAAAAG AGAAGTCTGGGTCGGCGGCAGCTGGCGGTCCCTCGCGGCTGAGTAGCAGTAGTAGCTCTTCGGAATCCGGAAGCACCAGTTCCAGCGGATCTAGTTCAGATAGCAGTGACTCGGAGTAA